In the Campylobacter concisus genome, TGGAAAATTGTAGTTAAACATAAATTTCTCTACAAAAGGTACTTTTTCAGTGAGGATGTCATACATTTGAGCGTCGCTGTCAGTGCCAAGAGTAGTGACAACCAAAGCCTGCGTCTGTCCTCTTGTAAAGAGGCATGAGCCATGTGCATTTGGAAGCACATTTGTCTCAATGCTAATAGGTCTAACCTCTTCAAGACTACGCCCATCAGCCCTTACGCCCTCATTTATTATCTGCTCTCTAACGATTTTCTTTTTATATTTGCCAAGGACATTTGTGATGACAGCCTCGTCCCAGCCCTCTTTTTGTGCTACTTCATCGCTTGAAATTTGTTTTGCGATCTTGCTAAGTTCGCTCGCGCGCTCGCTTTTTGCCATTTGATTGATCGCATTTTTGACTTCAGCTTTATAAAATTTATCGATGTAAATAGCGATATTTTCATTTTCTATCTCAGGTTTTAGCTCAAGCGCAGCGTCCTCTTTCTTATGCTCTTTGAAAGCTTCTTCGTAAGCGCTGCTAGCTCTTAGTATCGCCTTACCAGCAAAATCAATCGCCTCAACCATCATATCTTCGCTAAATTCATTCATCAGCTGTTTTTGAGCCATACTATCACTTAAGCTCGGATCTATCATCGGCTCAATCGCGACCATCGGGATAAGCTGCGTAGTTTGTTGAGGCAAGCTTCTCATCTCGATCATCAAAAGCTCATCTTTTGTTCCAGCCACGTATAGATCGATCGCACTTTGTTTTAGTTCAGAGTTGCTTGGGTTGATCACAAATTTTTCATCTATATAGCCAACTCTCACGCCACAAACTGGGCGATTTACAGGGATGTCGCTAAGATATAGTGCAACTGAAGCTGCATTTAGACTTACAACTTGCAAATCAACTTCAGGATCAGCTGAAAGCACCATTACAACTATTTGAGTTGGATATGCGTAACCTTTTGGAAAGAGCGGTCTAAGAGATCTATCGATAATGCGAGCTGTTAGCGTTTCAAAGTCGCCTGGCTTTGTCTCACGCTTAACGTAACCACCTGGAATTTTACCAGCGGCGTAAGCTTTTTCGATGTACTGCACCGTTAGAGGTAAAAAATCCTCCTCAACTTGTGTGTCCTCTCTTGCAACAGTTGCTAAAACGACGGTATTTTTCACCCTTAAAAGCACTGCTCCGCTAGCTTGTTTTGCTACTTTATTAAGGTCAAAAATTTCAACCTGATTATTGACTTCTATACTATATTGCATTATTTTTATCTCCTTGTTGTTTTTGTAACGGCAAATAATAAGGGCTCTCTTCTAATATTGACATGATACGCTCACTCGTAGCTTCGATCTTTTTCTCGTAATACGAATCCACATCGATAAAATCAACGATCTTGTTTATCGTGTAAATTTCATCAACCATATCATTTAAATTTGTAAAGACATCAGTAGCAATCACTGGCGTTGCGTATGAGATGGATTTTACCTTCACATCAAGCAACGTCTTTATGCAAATGAGTGCCGTCATACCAGTCTCACACCCCTCATCGATTAGTAAAATATTTTTATCTTTTAGCTCTCCTATCAAATTTCCTTTTCGGTATTTATAAACGTTTTTTAAAATTTTCTCTTCATATTTTCTATGCGCTTCGCCGTAAATATAGTCATAGCTTATATTAAAAGCTTTTATAAGTTTATCATTTAATACTATATCTTCTGTCTCGCTAACTATTGCAACGTCGCATTCGCTATTATTTGGCGCAGGTATTGGCTCGCTAAAGAGCATCTCGTAGCTTAAATTTAAACTTCTACAAACTGCATCTGTGAGTATAACTGACTCAAGCGACATACAAACAACTATCGTCTTTTTATCTACGAGCTCTTTTTTTGGCAAAATTTCAATTAGCTTGCTAGCTGCTTCTAATTGATCCTTAAATTTAGCCGTTATCATTTAGTTGGCACTCGATTTTGTACTGCTTTGCGAAAAGTCATAGTGCAAACCGCCCATTGGATAGAAATTTATCGTGAAATAAATACCATTTTTTCTAGTTGATGCTGAGCCATTTATTGTTGTTGTTGGCTCGACATCTTGTTGATAAATTATCCCGTAATTCCAGCATTTTCTTTGATGAAGTACACCAACTCTCCAGCTTTTTGTGTAACTTCGCTCAATATCATATTGCCAGCCGCCAATAAGGCTATACTGATGAGGTAATTTTACTCCAAGACCACTTGTAAAATAGCTATCTTTTGTTGCACTATTTTTTATTTTGCTATCATTTTTCTTCATGGTGTGAAGCATATTTAGCCAAAATAGATCATTTGTGTATGAAAATCCGCTTTGTACCTTTTTAAGCTCTTTGCTCTTGTGTGAATATTCAAGCTTATTATAAAGGCTTAAATTTTCAAATGGATATAGATAGATAGCATTTTTTAAATTCGAATATTCATCTTCTTTTGTGTAATATCCTTGAGAAATACTATGTTTTATAATCTTTCTACCATTAGAGTTAAAGAAATACTGAGTCAGATAACCAGAAATTTCTTCCTTACTCTGCTCTTGAGTCAAGAAATTTTCATACTCATTTAGATTTTTATCATAAATAAACTCATCATCTAAATTTCCTTTTCTATAGCCTGGCAGTAGGTATTCGGCCCCAAAATTTAGAGTATGATAAAAGCTTTCATACGCTTTTGCAAGGTCAGTGTGAAGGGCAAATTTGTGGTAATTATTTACAAAATTTGTATGCTTATCTTCTCTTTTATCATCAAATGAATTTATCTTATTCTCGTAATTTATTCTTGAAGCGTATAGATACTCGTAAAATGAAAACGTTAAGCTATCATCAAGCAGTGGCACATGCACTGAAGCTGGAAGCGTAAATTCATACTGAGTTGCTCTAACGCCTATCTTTCTATCATATCTATGTGACTGAAGATCAAGTGAATATAAGATATTTGGCAAGACAATATCATCTGTAAATTTATGATACTGAAGCGATGGAAGCTCTTGAAGTGTGTCTTTGTTCTCATTTTTTGAGCCAATTTTTTCAGTGTCTATGTAGTATTTTGCATAAGCACCAAAGTAATGATCGTCATTTGCGATGAAATAGTTAAATTTAGAAGTTACAAGCGAATCATAATCATCATCCCTGCCCTTTAAATTTAAATAATCTATATCATTTAGCTTCGTTGCGTCTATCCAAATTCCCTCTTGTAAATCTGCTTCACTAAGGTATCTTATAAGCTTATCTCTTTCGTATTTTAGTCCGATGCCTTTATGTGTTTTATTTTTTAGTTCGGCCTTATTTGAAGTCTCTCCTTTTTGCTTGGCTTGGTAGCTGTTTTTATCAGTAAATGAGCCAAAGCTTATTTCGCCCCTTGAATCAGGCGACTCAGTAAATCTAAACGCACCATAAATTCCAGCACCTCTATTTGTTCTTATCTGCGGATCAAGCTCGAAGTCCCACTCATTATAAGGTGCAAAATAAATCGGCTGCTTGTAATAAAAACCTTCAGATTTTCCGTATCCAAGCTCAGGCGGCAAAAGACCTGTTCTTCTTGTAGTATCTGTTGAAAAACCAAAATATGGCAAGTAAAAAACTGGTACATTGGCTATACGAAAGACTGGATTAAAAAGATGTAAAAATTTGCTTTGTTTATTTAGCATAGCTGAGCTTGAGGTGATACTCCAGTCAGGATCTTGGACATTACAGCTTGAAACCATCGCTTTTTTAACTCTATAGTACTCACTATCAGAGCTACTTTCATCGCTTCTCATCCACACTTCCATGTCTTTATTCATCATAAAAAGCGATTCAAAAGCAGTATCATTATTTTTTAAATTTAGCTTTGCATAGTTTGAGCGAGAGACTTCACTCTTGCCCTTCATCATGTTGACGTTACCAAAAAGCTCGATAACCGAATTATTTTGATCATAAACTGCACAATCAGCTGTCACAAGATAATCTTGTGAATATACAACAACATTTTTATTGGCCGTTACGATGCCTTTATCTTGCTTTACATCATCGGCCAAAAGCTGTACATCTTGCACAGCTGCACTTAGATTTAAAATACATACCGGAACTAAAAATAAAATTTTACGCATTTATCACCACTGTTTTTGCTATTTTGTCTTGCCAAGTCTGCCTAGCTGGATTTGCAAATGCCCATGCGAAACCAAGATAAAAACAAGCTTCGCTAACCAACCTAAAAATCGCTCTTACCAAGCTTGAAATAAAATTTGGTCTATCTAAAATTTCTACATTAATGCACATCGTCTTTGTTAGCATTTGTCCAAGGCTCGCACCATAATACCAAACAAAAAATGCATGATAAATAATCTTTAGTGCGACTATTTGCCAAAAGAAATTTAAAGTCAAATTTCTGGCTTCATTATAGCTCATAACCGACAAAAAGGCATCCCAGTAAATGATCAAAAACAAAAAAGAAACGATACATTCATCAATTGAATAAGCTAGCACTCTTTTTGAAAATGGCGCTAGCGAAATTTCTTCTTTTTCAAGTTTTTCAACTATCTGCATACTCATTTTAATGCCTGCCAGGCAATATCTTTTCTATAATGTGCTCCGTCAAATTTTACATTTTCGCAAAGCTCATAAGCTCTATCACGTGCCTCTTTTATGCTCTTCGCAGTGGCAACGCAGACTAATACTCTGCCACCATCTGCATAAATTTCTCCATCTTGCTCACTAACACCAGCATAAGCGATGTGAGCATCTTTTACATCATTTAAAACTGAAATTTTAGCTTTTGAGCTGCTTTTATACGGATAGTCCTTACTAGCCATCACAACGCCAACTGCAAATTCATCTTTTAAACTAATAGGCTTTAGCTCGCCCTTTGCAGCATTTAGTAAAATTTCGCTTAGATTTCCGTCAATTAATGGCATCAATACCTCGCACTCAGGATCGCCAAATCTTACGTTAAACTCAAGTACATAAGGCTCATTTTTCACGATCATTAGCCCTACAAAAAGTACTCCACAAAACGGACTGCCCTCGTTTTTCATCCCTTTTAAAGTTGGCTTTACAACCTCTTCTTCAACCCTTTTTATCAGCTCTTTTGAAGCAAGCGGACTTGGAGCATAAGCACCCATGCCGCCAGTATTTGGACCTTCGTCATTATCAAGCAGACGTTTATGATCTTGTGCCACTGGCAAACTTACAAAATTTTCGCCGTCACAAATAGCAAAAAAGCTCAGCTCAAAGCCGTCTAAAAACTCTTCAACCACCACAAATTTACCAGCCTCGCCAAAGCTAGCTCCACTTAGCATGTCACTAACTGCCTCTTTGGCATCCTCTTTAGAATTTGCTATTATTACGCCCTTGCCAGCGCAAAGTCCATCGGCCTTTACAACCATTGGCGCGCTTAAGGTATCAATAAATTTAAATGCTTTTTCTTTATCGTCTGTGTTTAAATATCTTGCAGTTTTTATATTATTTCTAGCTAAAAAGTCCTTCATATAAGCCTTGCTAGCTTCAAGTCTAGCAGCTGCCTTGCTTGGTCCAAATATAAGCAAGCCCTCTTTTTTAAAGATATCCACTACACCTTCACTAAGCGGCGCTTCAGGGCCTACGATAGTTAGAGCAATATCATTTTGCTTAGCAAATTTTGTAAGCTCATAAAAGTCTTTTATCTTCAAATTCTCACCAAGGCGTGACGTCGCACCATTTCCAGGCGCAAAGTATAAATTTATATTTTTTTCGTTTTTTAGTTTTAGAGCAATGGCGTATTCGCGGCCGCCACTTCCTATTATGAGAATATTCATTTCATCTCCGTAAATTTAAAAAACCCGAGTGGGCGTCGCATAGAAGAGTGGCCCATAAACAAAGCCAATCTTGCAAATAGATGGATACCAAACGGTTGCAACTTCTCGCCTTTTCAGACTCAAACGAAGCCACATCACAAGGCATCCATACCTTTTCGCTAACAAAAAAGTGTTGGACCCCGTAAAATGCTGACTCGCTTCACTCAGGCAATAAAATTATATAAATTCTTTGCTTAAAGTAATGTTTTGGCAAGCGCGATACAGGCGTTTATATCTTGACTTTGGCTTACTATTGGCTCGGTAAATTTTAGCTCTTTTGCAGTGACCTTTCCAATGCTTATTGCTTGATAGCTCTCATCCCAGCCAAAATTATTAAGAAAATTTTTAACATTTAGTGGAGAAGCAAAGATCAAGATACTATTTTTTGGTGGTTTTAGCTCCATTTTGCAAGGATTTAAGACATTTTCATAGGCGATGATCGCTTTTATATTTACTCCGCCATTTTGCAAAATTTCTAAGAAATTTGAAGCACTATCTTTACCCTTTAGATAAAGAACCTTTTTACCTTTTAAAAGTGGCAAAATTTCTCTTGCAAAGTCATCTCCGTGAGCGTTCTTTCCGATATAAATTTCACTAAATCCAAACTCTCTTGCGGCTGCCGCACAACTATTTGCGATAGCAAAGACTGGCAAATTCATAGGTGAAATGCCATTAAATTTTAATGCATTAAAAGCATTTTTAGAAGTAGCTACCAGTACGTCATAGTAGCTTAAATTTAGTTCAAATTTTAAAAACTCGATCTTGCTAACGCTTAAATTTACAACGCTCTCATCGGCTGTTTTTGTGTTTGAAATAAGATAAATTTTACGCAACTCTTTTTAACCTTAAAAAAGACATCAAAGCAAGTAATGTGCAGGCTAAAATAACAATAGAAGTCGAATAAAATATATCACCAAGCCCAACTAGCGGAGAGACGACGCCGCCTAAGAAAAATGGGCAAAATCCAAGTATCGCTGAGGCTGAACCTGCGTATTCTCTGCCTTCGTTCATAGCTAGCGATGAAGCAGTTGGCAAGACAAATCCTGTAAAAAGAAGCAATAAGAAAAATGCGATGATAACGCCGATCACTTCAAATTTGAAACAAAGCATGAAAGCAATAAAAATGCTAGCAAACAAGGTGCCAAAAAGCCCGGTTTTGAGCGCTTTTCTCTCATTTAAAAGACTAGCAAGCCTTGCTCCTATAACAAGCCCTAAACCATTTGAAGCAAAGCAAAAGCTATAACTTACTGGACTTAGAGAATAAAATTCTTGAAAAATAAACGAAGATGACGCTATATAGGCAAACATCGCACCCATAGCAAATGTCTGAATGCTTACGAAAAGCATAAATTTTTTCTTTCTTAAAATTTTGCCAAAAACACTATAAGTCACTAGCAAAGGCATTTTTAAGCGATTTGACTGACTTAAGCTCTCTTTGAAATAAAAATTTGCGATAAAAAGCAAAATGCCAATGATAGTAAGTGCCATAAAGATGCCACGCCAGTCTGTAATTTTAAGCAGTAAACTACCACCAATTGGCGATAGTATCGGAGCAAGACCATTTACGACCATCATAAGGCTAAAAAATTTAGTCATTTCATGACCCTTATAAAGATCACTAACAACAGCCCTTGAAATAACCAAACTACCAGCGCTCGCAAGCCCTTGAATAATTCTCATAAAGATAAAAAACTGGATATTTTGTGCAAAAAATATAAAAATAGTGCTTATAGTATAGACGATGAGCGAGATGGTAAGGGGCAATTTTCGGCCAAATTTATCACTTATTGGGCCAACTATGAGCTGACCTATGGCTAAGCCCGCCATCGATGTCGTGATCGTTAATTGCGTAGCTGTAACACTTGTTTTAAACCACTCAGTAATAGCTGGAAGTGCTGGCAAATAAAGGTCTGTAACAAATGGTCCAAAGGCAGAGAGAGTGCCTAAAAATAGCAATAAAAATAGTTTGGAATTTTCTTTTTTCATAACTCTTCTTTAAATTTTAAAAGAGATTATATTATGACTTTGCTTTTTGGGTTATTAAGGGTAAATTTAACGTGATTTATAAAATATAAAAGCCCTAAAATTAGGGCTTAGTATTACATTTTGTCTTTAGTGACAATTAGGAGCATTTTAAATTTATCTTTTATCTTTAATCCGTGTGGTATTTTGCCTGGAAGCACGATGGTATCGCCTTTTTTGATATCAAAATGTTCATCACCAATAGTTAGCTTCATCTCGCCATCAAGTGCGATAAGTAGTGCATCGCCTGGAGCTGCGTGAGTTGAGAGCTCTTGGTCTGTGTCAAAACTAAGCAGCGACATCGAGCCATTCTCATTTTTAACAAGCGTTTTGCTCACGATTTTGCCTTTTTCGTATTCGACTGCATCAACTAAGCTAAAAATAGCTGCCTTAGGTAAATGATCTATCATTAAGTCCTCCTTAAAATCAATTGAAATATATTTCGTTGGTTCGTTAAAAACTAGCTTACGCCACACTTTTTTCTCTATCAGGCAAGCTTGCTCGCCACCTATATGCATCTGCTTTTCACCGTAGTATAGGGTAGCACCACCCTCTACAACCCATGCAAGACTGTCACAAAACAGCATCTCATGATCTAGCTCCTCGCCCGTATCAAAAGCAAATACATCGACATGAGCATTCTCGCAATCAAAAATTCTCTTGCTAACGACGCTTTTAGAAACAACTTTCGTGTCAGTGTTTAGATTGTAAATTTTACTCATTTTTCTTCCTTTCGTAAATTTACGCGTCATTGTAGTGAAAATTTTTGGATGATTTATTGATAAGGATTATCTGTTTTTGAAAAGCCAATAATAAAAAACAAATCATAATTTCTTTAGTATGTCAACTTCATAACTACTTAAATCTATTTTTTCAAAATTCTTTTTCACATATTCAATAATATTGTTATTGGGCATATCTTTAAACTTTTTTAACGTGGAGGCGGGAACTCCAAAATCTAAAAGTATACTTAACTTATTATCCACTCCTTCATGTTCCAGAATAGAAATAAATGCAGAATAATTAGCGGCTTGTTTGCCATTGAGATAATTTACAATACTTTCTAATACACTAAGCCTTTTAGGTATTTCGAATTTGGCTTGATTTCTGATAAAACCAAATACTTTTGAAACCGATAAGTTAATGATACTCTCTTCATTCTTACCTCGATTGGCATCTAGCGTATGCTGATACTTAATCTCATTACTTATAATAGAGTGCAAATTTCCACCCTGGATTATTTGAAGGCATTTTTGAGCTAAGAATTTATAACTATCTCCCTTATTGCCTTCCAATAAATGATCTACCATATATAATGTACTAGATAATGTTTTATAAGTAGGAACTGGTGCATCCCAGCTCAATTGATTCAATATCTTTTTTCTACCCTTCAAGCAATTATAAAGGTGCTTTTGCTTTTCAATATTATAATAGTTCGATTTAAAAATTTGCAATAAATCTGCAGGTAAATCTTTAATTAATTCTTCATATATTCTTCTCTTTTGGTCTTTTATATCTTCGTTATTTAGATTAATTAAAATTTCACTCTGCAGACTATCATCTTGAGTAACTATGGGAACATCTATATTTTCCATCTCTTGCCTTGGAGGATCATCAAAACAATATACTTTTCCAGTATAGTATTTCATCATTCTTCCGGCACGCCCCTTGATATTATTAAAATCAAAATAAGTCAGCTTGCTTGTGCCTTTGCGCATATCATATATGATAATGTTTTTTGCGACAGTGTTTACACCCTCTATTAATGAGGTAGTTGCAAATAATATATTTATTTTATTGTTATTAAAATAGTCGAGTTGAGCATTAACAATATGCCTAGGATATTGACCGTTATGTAAACCTATACCTTTTTGTAAGTATTTTTTTAAATTCCATTTTACGGAAACGTTTTCATCAATCCATTCAAAAATTGGGAAAGTATTTTCTGTGCCTTTTTTATTATCTCTAATAAATTCATTTGACAATTCTTCTGCTTGAGCAGGGGATCTAACATAAACTATAGTAGGCTCACTTAAACTATTTAATAGCTCAAATAGCTTCATTTTCCTTTCTTCCTTGGAACTACAGCTTATTTTTTCCAATTCTTGTCTTACTAATGAATACTCCGGTTTAAAGAATTTTAGACTATATTTTTTAATAAAATCACTATCAACGTTATCTACCGATGGAGTCAATAATATTAATTGCGGATTTCTAAACATTACTTTGTAAAATGCAATGTTTAATTGGCTGACTCTATCGTCGTATTTATGGTTTGATATTTTATAAAATTCATCAACTATAAATAAATCTATATTGTTAATTTTGGGTAAAATATCTAAAACTCGCTCACTGGTTAAAATAAACAAGTTGTTTGTTTCATTTATATCCTGGCTTGTATTAACCACGATATTATAAAAATCTTGATAATTTTGAAGCTTTTTTCTAGTTTCATCAATTAGTGCCAATGTCGGTTGAATAATTAATATATTGCTATATTTTTTTCTTGCTACAAATTCTTGTATTAGTAAGCTTTTACCAAAACTAGTAGGTGCAGAGATAAGTAAATTTTGTCTATTTGAGATTTTTTCCTCTAATACCTTCTGCCAGTAGTGAAACGTTACCCTATTGTTTTCAGAATCGTTTATAAATTTAGATTTGTGGTACTCGCACCTAACTAATGCAGCAGTATTAAGCAGTTCATTTTTATCTTTTAAATATGGATAGAAACCAAAACTTTCAATTAAATCAATAAAAACAGGCCTTATACTTTCATTAACACGCTCCCAGTTTTCTAAAACTAAAATCAGGCTATCCATATCTTCATTGGCAGAAATTTCTTTAGCAATTTTAAAACTCTTGTCTAAATCCAATAAATCTAAAATTTCAAACATTAATTCTGCTCTTTTTTTAATTTTTCATGTAGCTGCTTTACTAGCTTAAATTTACTTTCTACCGGAAACAAAAATAAATTTATTTTAATTCTATCTCTATTGCCAAAATCTTTAATTTTTTGTTCAAATTTTTCCCTAGTATCTTTTGCAAATTTCTCCAATATATCTTTAAAATCGTTATGCGTATTTCCTGAATCGTTAAATTTAAAATTGTCTAAAATTTTACTATCAAATAGTGCAAAAAAGCAAGCATTTATATTTGATAGTCTTTGTATAAAAGTACTAGATTTAATTAATTCTCTTATTTCATCACTCACTTCTTTATCGTCATAATAATCGCTTAATCTATTATTGATGATTGCAAATTCAGAATCAAAAAAATTAACATTAAAATGCTCAAATAAATCATTAGCTAGATCCTGTAATGCATTTGATAGGCTTTTATAAAATTTACTCTCACCTATCCAGAGTTCATTCTTCTCTTTGTCATAATGAACCGCATCAAAACCATGAACCATTCCGCTTAGACTATCTTTAAAATATATTTTGGATATAAGTTGTGGTTTATTAAATTGTCTTTCCAGTAAATAATATAATATAAGCTCTCCAAATTCGCCACGCTTTAAATATCTATCTTCTGCATCCTTATCTGCCGATATGAAATATTCGTTAGCTTCTTTAATCTCTTTAACTTTATAAAGCAACTCCATGCCGTCCCTAGTAGCTTTTCTAGGACCAAATTCCGATGAAATCTCTAAAGCTCTTTTTTTACCAAGTGCAAAGAATGGAATTTCATTAAAAATTTCCTCATTCCACTCATCTATTTTTTGATATACCCATCCTTCATCGTTTATATCAAAAACGATATGAAAGCAATACGTTCGAATACTTTCATACTCATACTTATTTGTTAGATAGTTCAAAATTTAAGCCTGACCAAATTTCACTCCCACTCAATAGTTGCAGGCGGTTTGCTTGAGATGTCGTAAACTACGCGGTTTATGCCGTTTACCTCGTTTATGATGCGGCGGCTTACATTTTCAAGTAAATCATAAGGAAGCCTTGAAAAGCT is a window encoding:
- a CDS encoding LPS-assembly protein LptD, with protein sequence MRKILFLVPVCILNLSAAVQDVQLLADDVKQDKGIVTANKNVVVYSQDYLVTADCAVYDQNNSVIELFGNVNMMKGKSEVSRSNYAKLNLKNNDTAFESLFMMNKDMEVWMRSDESSSDSEYYRVKKAMVSSCNVQDPDWSITSSSAMLNKQSKFLHLFNPVFRIANVPVFYLPYFGFSTDTTRRTGLLPPELGYGKSEGFYYKQPIYFAPYNEWDFELDPQIRTNRGAGIYGAFRFTESPDSRGEISFGSFTDKNSYQAKQKGETSNKAELKNKTHKGIGLKYERDKLIRYLSEADLQEGIWIDATKLNDIDYLNLKGRDDDYDSLVTSKFNYFIANDDHYFGAYAKYYIDTEKIGSKNENKDTLQELPSLQYHKFTDDIVLPNILYSLDLQSHRYDRKIGVRATQYEFTLPASVHVPLLDDSLTFSFYEYLYASRINYENKINSFDDKREDKHTNFVNNYHKFALHTDLAKAYESFYHTLNFGAEYLLPGYRKGNLDDEFIYDKNLNEYENFLTQEQSKEEISGYLTQYFFNSNGRKIIKHSISQGYYTKEDEYSNLKNAIYLYPFENLSLYNKLEYSHKSKELKKVQSGFSYTNDLFWLNMLHTMKKNDSKIKNSATKDSYFTSGLGVKLPHQYSLIGGWQYDIERSYTKSWRVGVLHQRKCWNYGIIYQQDVEPTTTINGSASTRKNGIYFTINFYPMGGLHYDFSQSSTKSSAN
- a CDS encoding multidrug effflux MFS transporter codes for the protein MKKENSKLFLLLFLGTLSAFGPFVTDLYLPALPAITEWFKTSVTATQLTITTSMAGLAIGQLIVGPISDKFGRKLPLTISLIVYTISTIFIFFAQNIQFFIFMRIIQGLASAGSLVISRAVVSDLYKGHEMTKFFSLMMVVNGLAPILSPIGGSLLLKITDWRGIFMALTIIGILLFIANFYFKESLSQSNRLKMPLLVTYSVFGKILRKKKFMLFVSIQTFAMGAMFAYIASSSFIFQEFYSLSPVSYSFCFASNGLGLVIGARLASLLNERKALKTGLFGTLFASIFIAFMLCFKFEVIGVIIAFFLLLLFTGFVLPTASSLAMNEGREYAGSASAILGFCPFFLGGVVSPLVGLGDIFYSTSIVILACTLLALMSFLRLKRVA
- a CDS encoding polyribonucleotide nucleotidyltransferase, with amino-acid sequence MQYSIEVNNQVEIFDLNKVAKQASGAVLLRVKNTVVLATVAREDTQVEEDFLPLTVQYIEKAYAAGKIPGGYVKRETKPGDFETLTARIIDRSLRPLFPKGYAYPTQIVVMVLSADPEVDLQVVSLNAASVALYLSDIPVNRPVCGVRVGYIDEKFVINPSNSELKQSAIDLYVAGTKDELLMIEMRSLPQQTTQLIPMVAIEPMIDPSLSDSMAQKQLMNEFSEDMMVEAIDFAGKAILRASSAYEEAFKEHKKEDAALELKPEIENENIAIYIDKFYKAEVKNAINQMAKSERASELSKIAKQISSDEVAQKEGWDEAVITNVLGKYKKKIVREQIINEGVRADGRSLEEVRPISIETNVLPNAHGSCLFTRGQTQALVVTTLGTDSDAQMYDILTEKVPFVEKFMFNYNFPGFSVGEASPLKAPGRRELGHGNLAKRALAPSIDLASPYTIRVVSEILESNGSSSMASVCGGSLALRAAGVNTLKLVAGVAMGLIFEGDKHAVLTDIMGLEDHDGDMDFKVAGTSDGITALQMDIKLGGISLEVLKEALYQAKRGREHILSLMAEADKNIEINEDVLPKLELFSVDPSKIVDIIGQAGKTIKEIIEKFEVSIDLDREKGEVKIAGGAKKNVDAAKDYIISITSKDNGRSFGKKPFKHDKERSKPNFNIGDEFLGTVKSVVDFGVFIELKDGIDGLLHISKIKTPLNVGDQVKVCVSEQKGNKISLSLVE
- a CDS encoding DEAD/DEAH box helicase, coding for MFEILDLLDLDKSFKIAKEISANEDMDSLILVLENWERVNESIRPVFIDLIESFGFYPYLKDKNELLNTAALVRCEYHKSKFINDSENNRVTFHYWQKVLEEKISNRQNLLISAPTSFGKSLLIQEFVARKKYSNILIIQPTLALIDETRKKLQNYQDFYNIVVNTSQDINETNNLFILTSERVLDILPKINNIDLFIVDEFYKISNHKYDDRVSQLNIAFYKVMFRNPQLILLTPSVDNVDSDFIKKYSLKFFKPEYSLVRQELEKISCSSKEERKMKLFELLNSLSEPTIVYVRSPAQAEELSNEFIRDNKKGTENTFPIFEWIDENVSVKWNLKKYLQKGIGLHNGQYPRHIVNAQLDYFNNNKINILFATTSLIEGVNTVAKNIIIYDMRKGTSKLTYFDFNNIKGRAGRMMKYYTGKVYCFDDPPRQEMENIDVPIVTQDDSLQSEILINLNNEDIKDQKRRIYEELIKDLPADLLQIFKSNYYNIEKQKHLYNCLKGRKKILNQLSWDAPVPTYKTLSSTLYMVDHLLEGNKGDSYKFLAQKCLQIIQGGNLHSIISNEIKYQHTLDANRGKNEESIINLSVSKVFGFIRNQAKFEIPKRLSVLESIVNYLNGKQAANYSAFISILEHEGVDNKLSILLDFGVPASTLKKFKDMPNNNIIEYVKKNFEKIDLSSYEVDILKKL
- a CDS encoding RDD family protein, translating into MSMQIVEKLEKEEISLAPFSKRVLAYSIDECIVSFLFLIIYWDAFLSVMSYNEARNLTLNFFWQIVALKIIYHAFFVWYYGASLGQMLTKTMCINVEILDRPNFISSLVRAIFRLVSEACFYLGFAWAFANPARQTWQDKIAKTVVINA
- a CDS encoding cupin domain-containing protein; this encodes MSKIYNLNTDTKVVSKSVVSKRIFDCENAHVDVFAFDTGEELDHEMLFCDSLAWVVEGGATLYYGEKQMHIGGEQACLIEKKVWRKLVFNEPTKYISIDFKEDLMIDHLPKAAIFSLVDAVEYEKGKIVSKTLVKNENGSMSLLSFDTDQELSTHAAPGDALLIALDGEMKLTIGDEHFDIKKGDTIVLPGKIPHGLKIKDKFKMLLIVTKDKM
- a CDS encoding uroporphyrinogen-III synthase, yielding MRKIYLISNTKTADESVVNLSVSKIEFLKFELNLSYYDVLVATSKNAFNALKFNGISPMNLPVFAIANSCAAAAREFGFSEIYIGKNAHGDDFAREILPLLKGKKVLYLKGKDSASNFLEILQNGGVNIKAIIAYENVLNPCKMELKPPKNSILIFASPLNVKNFLNNFGWDESYQAISIGKVTAKELKFTEPIVSQSQDINACIALAKTLL
- the purD gene encoding phosphoribosylamine--glycine ligase, with the translated sequence MNILIIGSGGREYAIALKLKNEKNINLYFAPGNGATSRLGENLKIKDFYELTKFAKQNDIALTIVGPEAPLSEGVVDIFKKEGLLIFGPSKAAARLEASKAYMKDFLARNNIKTARYLNTDDKEKAFKFIDTLSAPMVVKADGLCAGKGVIIANSKEDAKEAVSDMLSGASFGEAGKFVVVEEFLDGFELSFFAICDGENFVSLPVAQDHKRLLDNDEGPNTGGMGAYAPSPLASKELIKRVEEEVVKPTLKGMKNEGSPFCGVLFVGLMIVKNEPYVLEFNVRFGDPECEVLMPLIDGNLSEILLNAAKGELKPISLKDEFAVGVVMASKDYPYKSSSKAKISVLNDVKDAHIAYAGVSEQDGEIYADGGRVLVCVATAKSIKEARDRAYELCENVKFDGAHYRKDIAWQALK